Proteins encoded together in one Astyanax mexicanus isolate ESR-SI-001 chromosome 10, AstMex3_surface, whole genome shotgun sequence window:
- the ldhd gene encoding probable D-lactate dehydrogenase, mitochondrial, whose protein sequence is MAGALLRSALRLKPRLRPAGAERRRYSQRSEGLERAVAAFRSVSGDEGVSLGEAVREQHGRDESVHRCRPPDVVVFPRCVEEVSALAKICHEHQLPIIPFGTGTGLEGGVGALKGGVCFSLRNMDQVLALHQEDFDVTVEPGVTRKALNSYLRDTGLWFPVDPGADASLCGMASTSASGTNAVRYGTMRENVLNLEVVLADGTIIHTAGRGRRPRKTSAGYNLTNLFVGSEGTLGILTKATLRLYGIPESMVSAVCSFPSVQAAVDSTVQVLQAGVPIARIEFLDDVMIGACNSFNSLSYPVTPTLFLEFHGSSKSLEEQVSITEEITRDNGGSDFAWAEDEETRAKLWKARHDAWYASLALRPGCKAYSTDVCVPLSRLPQIIVETKEDLIRNNLTGPIAGHVGDGNFHCIMVLDPNDPDEVQRVHEFTERLARRALAMDGTCTGEHGVGLGKRALLREELGPMAMEVMQGLKATLDPKNLMNPGKVL, encoded by the exons ATGGCCGGAGCTCTGCTCAGATCAGCGCTGCGCCTGAAGCCTCGGCTGCGGCCCGCAGGAGCAGAGAGGAGGCGCTACAGCCAGAGG AGTGAAGGGCTTGAGCGAGCAGTAGCAGCGTTCCGCTCCGTCAGTGGGGATGAAGGTGTGAGTCTGGGTGAAGCAGTCAGGGAACAGCATGGGAGGGATGAGTCAGTGCACAG ATGTCGTCCCCCGGATGTCGTGGTGTTCCCCCGCTGTGTGGAGGAGGTCAGCGCTCTGGCCAAAATCTGCCATGAACACCAGTTACCCATCATCCCCTTTGGCACAGGAACGGGTCTGGAGGGTGGAGTTGGGGCTCTAAAA gGTGGAGTCTGTTTCAGTCTGAGGAACATGGACCAGGTGCTGGCCCTTCACCAGGAGGACTTTGATGTGACGGTGGAGCCGGGTGTCACCAGAAAAGCTCTGAACTCTTACCTGCGGGACACGGGGCTATGGTTTCCTGTGG acccAGGTGCCGACGCCTCTCTCTGTGGAATGGCGTCCACCAGCGCGTCCGGCACTAACGCAGTTCGCTACGGCACCATGCGGGAGAACGTCCTGAACCTGGAGGTGGTTCTGGCGGACGGCACTATCATCCACACGGCGGGCAGGGGGCGCCGACCAAG GAAGACTTCAGCAGGGTATAACCTCACCAATCTGTTTGTGGGTTCAGAGGGAACTCTGGGTATTCTGACGAAAGCGACGTTACGGCTGTATGGTATTCCGGAGAGCATGGTGTCCGCTGTCTGCTCGTTCCCCTCCGTCCAGGCTGCAGTGGACAGTACAGTTCAGGTGCTGCAGGCCGGAGTGCCCATCGCTCGCATTG agTTTCTGGACGATGTGATGATCGGAGCCTGTAACAGTTTTAACTCTTTATCCTACCCTGTGACCCCCACCCTCTTTCTGGAGTTCCACGGAAGCTCCAAGAGCTTAGAGGAGCAAGTGTCCATCACAG AGGAGATCACGCGGGATAATGGAGGTTCTGACTTTGCCTGGGCTGAGGATGAGGAGACGAGGGCGAAGCTGTGGAAAGCTCGTCATGATGCCTGGTACGCTTCACTGGCTCTGAGGCCGGGCTGCAAG gcgTACTCCACTGATGTGTGTGTGCCGCTGTCTCGTCTGCCTCAGATCATTGTGGAAACCAAGGAGGACCTAATAAGAAACAACCTTACAG GTCCCATTGCGGGTCACGTGGGAGATGGAAACTTCCACTGTATCATGGTGCTGGACCCAAATGACCCGGATGAAGTGCAGAGAGTTCATGAGTTCACTGAAAGGCTGGCCAG gaGAGCTCTAGCCATGGATGGTACCTGCACAGGTGAGCATGGTGTGGGTCTGGGGAAGCGGGCTCTGCTGAGG